The nucleotide sequence TCGAGGGAACCGCGCGACAGCCTCCTGCTAGTCGACCTCGGCCACCGCCTGCGCGAACTGGGCCTTGTACAGCCGCGCGTAGGCGCCGTCCGCCGCCAACAGGTCGGTGTGCGCGCCCTGTTCCACGATGGAACCGTTCTCCATCACCAGGATCGTGTCCGCGTCCCGGATCGTGGAGAGGCGGTGGGCGATGACGAACGAGGTGCGGCCGTCGGCCAGTTTGGCCATCGCCTTCTGGATCAGCACCTCGGTGCGGGTGTCCACCGAACTCGTCGCCTCGTCCAGCACCAGGATCACCGGCTCGGACAGGAACGCCCGCGCGATCGTGATGAGCTGCTTCTCACCGGCGCTCACCCCGGTGCCCTCGTCGTCGATCACCGTGTCGTAGCCGTCGGGCAGCGTACGGATGAACCGGTCCGCGTGGGCCGCCCGCGCCGCCTCCTCGATCTCGCCGCGGGTGACCTCGCGCGAGGAGCCGTACGCGATGTTCTCCGCGATGGTGCCGCCGAACAGCCAGGTGTCCTGCAGCACCATGCCGATCCCGGCCCGCAGGTCGTCGCGCGACATCTCCCGGACGTCCACACCGTCCAGCAGGATCCGGCCGCCCGTCACGTCGTAGAACCGCATCAGCAGGTTGACCAGCGTGGTCTTGCCCGCGCCGGTCGGGCCGACGATGGCCACCGTCTGGCCCGGCTCCACCTTCAGCGAGAGATCCTCGATCAGCGACTTCTCCGGGTCGTACCGGAACGACACGTGCTCCAGCTCCACCCGGCCGCGCCGCTCGGCGGGACGCGTCCCCGGCACCGGGTCCGCCTCCTGCTCTTCGGCGTCCAGCAGCTCGAACACCCGCTCCGCCGAGGCGACACCGGACTGCACCAGGTTCGCCATCGAGGCGACCTGCGTCAGCGGCATCGAGAACTGCCGCGAGTACTGGATGAACGCCTGCACGTCGCCGATGGACAGCGAGCCCGAAGCCACCCGCAGACCACCGACGACGGCGACCAGCACGTAGTTCAGGTTCGACACGAACATCATCAGCGGCTGCATCACACCGCTGTGGAACTGCGCCTTGAAGGCGGCCTCGTACAGCTCGTCGTTCTGCTCGGCGAACTGCTTGGCCGACTGCTCCTGGCGGCCGAACACCTTCACCAGGGTGTGCCCGGTGTACATCTCCTCGATGTGGGCGTTCAGGGTGCCGGTGGTGCGCCACTGCTGCACGAAGTGCGGCTGCGACCGCTTGCCGACCCGCGTCGCCACCACGAAGGACAGCGGCACCGTCACCAGCGCGACCAGCGCGAGGATCCACGAGACGTAGAACATCATCACCAGCACACCGATGATGGTCAGCACCGCGTTGATGAGCTGGCCCATCGACTGCTGGAGCGTCTGCCCGATGTTGTCGATGTCGTTGGTGGCGCGGGAGAGCACCTCACCGCGCTGCCGCTTGTCGAAGTAGGACAGCGGCAGCCGCGACAGCTTGGACTGCACCTGCTCGCGCAGCCGGTACATCGTGCGGTTCACGGCCCGGTTCACCAGCCGGGTCGCCACCGCCATCAGCAGACCCGCGACCAGGAAGACACCGAGCGCCAGCAGCAGCACCCGGCCCACCGCGTCGAAGTCGATGCCCTGACCGGGCACGAAGTCGGTGCTGCGCAGCATGTCCGCGACCGAGCCCTGGCCCCGCGCGCGCAGCGAGTCGAGGACCTGCTCCTTGGACGCCCCGGCGGGCATCTTCCGGCCGACGATGCCGGCGAACACCAGGTCGGTGGCCTTGCCGAGGATCTT is from Streptomyces seoulensis and encodes:
- a CDS encoding ABC transporter ATP-binding protein, which encodes MAGPMGRMMAGGGPDQRSMDFKNSGKRLVAQFRPERVTIYGLLACVVVSVALNVVGPKILGKATDLVFAGIVGRKMPAGASKEQVLDSLRARGQGSVADMLRSTDFVPGQGIDFDAVGRVLLLALGVFLVAGLLMAVATRLVNRAVNRTMYRLREQVQSKLSRLPLSYFDKRQRGEVLSRATNDIDNIGQTLQQSMGQLINAVLTIIGVLVMMFYVSWILALVALVTVPLSFVVATRVGKRSQPHFVQQWRTTGTLNAHIEEMYTGHTLVKVFGRQEQSAKQFAEQNDELYEAAFKAQFHSGVMQPLMMFVSNLNYVLVAVVGGLRVASGSLSIGDVQAFIQYSRQFSMPLTQVASMANLVQSGVASAERVFELLDAEEQEADPVPGTRPAERRGRVELEHVSFRYDPEKSLIEDLSLKVEPGQTVAIVGPTGAGKTTLVNLLMRFYDVTGGRILLDGVDVREMSRDDLRAGIGMVLQDTWLFGGTIAENIAYGSSREVTRGEIEEAARAAHADRFIRTLPDGYDTVIDDEGTGVSAGEKQLITIARAFLSEPVILVLDEATSSVDTRTEVLIQKAMAKLADGRTSFVIAHRLSTIRDADTILVMENGSIVEQGAHTDLLAADGAYARLYKAQFAQAVAEVD